A DNA window from Castanea sativa cultivar Marrone di Chiusa Pesio chromosome 7, ASM4071231v1 contains the following coding sequences:
- the LOC142644373 gene encoding uncharacterized protein LOC142644373 — MYNAPANGLAEAFNKTLCNLLKKVVGKSKRDWHERVEEALWAYRTTYRTPTQATPYSLVYGVEAILPLERQIPSLRIAIQEGLSNEDNVRLRLEELEALDEKRLEAQQRLECYQARISRTFNKKVRPRSFQVGDLVLAVRRPIIITHRTKNKFVSKWDGPYVVQEAYTNGAYKLVAEDGLRIGPINGKFLKRYYA; from the coding sequence ATGTATAATGCTCCAGCCAATGGTCTTGCAGAAGCCTTTAACAAGACTCTATGCAATTTGCTCAAGAAAGTTGTAGGGAAGTCAAAAAGAGATTGGCATGAAAGAGTTGAGGAAGCCTTATGGGCGTATCGTACAACATATCGAACACCTACCCAAGCCACGCCCTATTCTCTTGTTTATGGGGTAGAAGCTATTCTACCACTTGAACGCCAAATTCCTTCATTAAGGATTGCCATTCAAGAAGGTCTTTCTAATGAAGACAATGTTCGTCTACGACTTGAAGAATTAGAAGCATTGGATGAAAAAAGATTGGAGGCACAACAACGCCTTGAGTGTTATCAAGCTCGCATTTCTAggactttcaacaaaaaagttCGTCCTCGATCTTTTCAAGTTGGAGATTTGGTTCTTGCTGTACGAAGACCCATCATTATCACCCATCGCACTAAGAACAAGTTTGTTTCAAAATGGGATGGACCGTATGTTGTTCAAGAAGCCTATACAAATGGAGCATACAAGTTGGTTGCTGAAGATGGTTTAAGAATTGGTCCTATCAACGGCAAATTCTTAAAACGTTATTATGCCTAA